Proteins encoded within one genomic window of Mycolicibacterium monacense:
- a CDS encoding AAA family ATPase, whose amino-acid sequence MSRISLGGYRAVPVEEFDVGPFTVLFGKNNVGKTYVLEAIYSVLAPHVFADGKQRIRDLRADTGSYGAVYVDLERGLEFDDAVLALIPDNVDGGYLRFPRLPQDQVCYASTPDNESLPNPDWQQELWFVDLRDYWTKTDLDGEIRDETSPDEVHPVDNRTRLVGAEPHVRPVFLGWEFSDVDRWVTSAIADLSVVSGGMQETDDGSNTYVPGSSGVLMRMQGAAEDDRYEELEGVLGVLGLEHTRPVINPSTDTWRVRPEVAARLNQLATLATDLLPDFLDGLIRTELEVPTDWAGSPHIRVQYVERGGDRGHPINDFGRGASRWLSIALQVAIHIMEKDWLTSAVLDDAARKFSGLVLLVDEPEAHLHPSAVASVVRWCRRMVSAGFQVVAASHHEEFLRTTGSDVRFVKMTRGAGTWTNVVGEVHDAVLTRARTLSTEATPVLQELAADVGMHPAVALSLRRAVLFVEGTLDEAVLDEYAGQSLDAAGVLIVPIHGTKNLEGLIDSELTVRLGIKMGILTDNTVTATMRERPKKKRSGEERKVIKLVETFESRGLPQPTVFGVPEDDLLFALPADGIRQHATGLARGNVAGFPGWHELRQECRDAFGKTSSDSVDWKTYAQERYGLAITTPEGVRRLIRALDLAGVEMPSVRRAVDQIVGWARS is encoded by the coding sequence ATGTCCAGAATTAGTTTGGGTGGTTATCGGGCGGTTCCAGTCGAGGAGTTCGATGTCGGACCATTCACCGTGTTGTTCGGGAAAAACAACGTCGGCAAGACCTACGTGCTCGAAGCGATTTACAGCGTGCTTGCTCCACACGTCTTCGCCGACGGAAAACAACGCATCCGTGACCTGCGTGCAGACACCGGTAGCTACGGAGCCGTCTACGTCGATCTGGAGCGGGGGCTGGAGTTCGATGATGCTGTCCTGGCGTTGATCCCTGACAACGTGGACGGTGGTTACCTCCGGTTTCCGAGACTGCCGCAAGACCAGGTCTGCTATGCCAGCACTCCGGATAATGAGAGCCTGCCCAACCCCGACTGGCAGCAGGAACTTTGGTTCGTGGACCTGCGCGACTACTGGACAAAGACGGACTTGGATGGGGAGATCCGCGACGAAACTTCGCCCGACGAAGTTCACCCGGTTGACAATCGAACCCGACTGGTCGGCGCCGAGCCGCATGTGCGGCCCGTGTTCCTAGGCTGGGAGTTCTCCGACGTTGACCGATGGGTGACTTCCGCAATCGCCGATCTGAGCGTCGTGTCGGGTGGCATGCAAGAAACGGATGACGGGTCCAACACATATGTCCCCGGCTCCAGTGGAGTTCTTATGAGGATGCAAGGGGCAGCCGAGGATGATCGTTATGAGGAGCTGGAAGGTGTCCTCGGCGTGCTGGGTCTCGAGCACACCCGGCCGGTGATAAACCCCAGTACCGACACCTGGCGAGTCCGGCCAGAGGTAGCCGCACGACTAAATCAGCTGGCCACGTTGGCTACCGATCTCCTGCCCGACTTCCTCGACGGCCTGATCCGCACGGAACTTGAAGTTCCGACCGACTGGGCCGGTTCACCCCATATCCGTGTGCAGTACGTGGAACGGGGAGGCGACCGCGGGCACCCCATCAACGACTTCGGCCGGGGCGCCTCCCGGTGGCTGTCCATCGCGCTCCAAGTGGCAATCCACATCATGGAAAAAGACTGGCTGACATCAGCCGTACTCGATGACGCGGCCAGGAAGTTTTCCGGTTTAGTTCTCCTGGTCGACGAACCCGAAGCACACCTTCACCCATCCGCGGTCGCGAGCGTGGTTCGGTGGTGTCGCCGCATGGTGAGTGCCGGTTTCCAGGTTGTGGCCGCATCGCACCACGAAGAGTTTCTGCGAACGACCGGCAGCGATGTGAGGTTTGTCAAAATGACCCGTGGCGCCGGAACCTGGACCAATGTAGTGGGCGAGGTCCACGATGCTGTCCTTACCCGCGCGCGCACGTTGTCAACTGAAGCGACCCCCGTGTTGCAGGAACTAGCCGCCGACGTCGGTATGCACCCTGCTGTGGCGCTGTCTCTCCGTCGGGCCGTCTTGTTCGTCGAGGGCACCCTCGACGAAGCGGTGCTAGACGAGTACGCCGGACAATCGCTCGACGCCGCCGGGGTGCTGATCGTCCCCATTCACGGCACGAAGAACCTCGAAGGGTTGATCGACTCCGAACTCACCGTCCGCCTGGGCATCAAAATGGGCATCCTCACCGACAACACCGTCACCGCCACGATGCGTGAGCGCCCCAAGAAGAAGCGGTCAGGGGAAGAACGCAAAGTCATCAAGTTGGTCGAAACATTCGAGTCCAGGGGTTTGCCCCAGCCGACCGTCTTCGGGGTGCCTGAAGACGACTTGTTATTCGCGTTGCCAGCAGACGGCATCCGTCAGCACGCAACGGGTCTCGCACGAGGCAACGTGGCGGGCTTTCCGGGTTGGCATGAGCTACGACAAGAGTGCCGCGACGCCTTCGGGAAGACCTCGTCGGACTCAGTTGACTGGAAGACCTACGCCCAGGAGCGCTACGGCCTCGCTATCACAACGCCGGAAGGGGTAAGGCGCCTCATCCGCGCCCTCGACCTGGCAGGGGTGGAGATGCCGTCCGTTCGTCGAGCCGTTGATCAGATCGTCGGCTGGGCTAGAAGTTAG
- a CDS encoding endonuclease/exonuclease/phosphatase family protein, which translates to MSSNAISLRLVEWNVAMSLHTKAHLLAALNPTVAVLPESAGTASARDALQAVGATSVEWIGGNKNKGLSVAAFNGWQLAIDDDYDRGFQWVMPVHVTGPGHIRLLAVWDMNHRGTGHLSARQFGACRASIDYYEQFLSGPADLVIISGDFNNSVRWDKPTKRAKFGDFMDQLEARGFVSAYHHTRGCERGAEPDPTLWWTRNADKPYHIDYTLVSRPEAVQTVTVGTHSDWLSYSDHSPMTVDLRVSPRADRGVGPPSNQVTATGGDDSQDFKAVDPSAESQLVRHPGPAGATPDDKLTRFQLEPDSLPDMLCGVNGEGFVQAFRPTSFTAEWTRGVLVEVRIWGPRVLQDGSLGKRELDHRWKNARAAGGIDIADLPPLIADRLRSDTSANRCQLGGTASDSLKRIL; encoded by the coding sequence ATGTCCAGCAACGCAATCTCACTGCGCCTCGTCGAGTGGAACGTCGCGATGTCCCTCCACACCAAGGCGCACCTACTGGCGGCGCTGAACCCCACCGTCGCGGTCCTGCCCGAATCCGCCGGTACCGCCTCAGCGCGAGACGCACTGCAGGCGGTCGGAGCGACATCCGTGGAATGGATCGGCGGCAATAAAAATAAGGGCCTCTCCGTCGCCGCGTTCAACGGATGGCAACTAGCTATCGATGACGACTACGACCGCGGGTTCCAGTGGGTGATGCCTGTGCATGTCACCGGCCCAGGGCATATCCGGCTGCTGGCGGTGTGGGACATGAATCACCGAGGGACTGGTCATCTATCGGCCAGGCAGTTCGGGGCTTGCCGCGCCTCCATCGACTACTACGAGCAGTTCCTCTCTGGCCCGGCTGATCTGGTGATCATCAGCGGCGACTTCAACAACTCGGTTCGCTGGGATAAGCCCACTAAGCGGGCCAAGTTCGGCGACTTCATGGACCAGTTAGAAGCACGCGGGTTCGTCAGTGCCTACCACCACACCCGCGGCTGCGAACGTGGGGCAGAGCCAGACCCGACACTGTGGTGGACCAGAAACGCCGACAAGCCCTACCACATCGACTACACCCTCGTGTCCCGGCCAGAAGCCGTACAGACCGTCACAGTCGGCACTCACTCCGATTGGCTCTCCTACAGCGATCACAGCCCAATGACAGTCGACTTGAGGGTGAGCCCACGCGCCGACCGCGGCGTTGGTCCGCCATCCAATCAAGTCACCGCCACAGGAGGCGATGATTCTCAAGATTTCAAGGCGGTGGACCCGTCCGCGGAGTCGCAGCTTGTCCGCCATCCCGGTCCTGCCGGCGCGACTCCAGACGACAAACTGACGCGCTTTCAACTCGAACCAGACAGCCTGCCGGACATGCTGTGCGGTGTGAACGGCGAAGGGTTCGTCCAGGCGTTCCGCCCGACCTCGTTCACCGCCGAGTGGACCCGCGGGGTGCTCGTTGAGGTCAGAATTTGGGGACCACGAGTGCTGCAAGACGGGTCACTCGGCAAGCGCGAACTCGATCATCGCTGGAAGAATGCACGCGCTGCTGGTGGGATCGACATCGCCGACCTACCACCGCTCATCGCTGACCGCCTTCGGTCCGACACCAGCGCTAATCGATGTCAACTGGGAGGAACAGCATCCGACTCATTGAAACGAATCCTTTGA
- a CDS encoding GTPase produces the protein MHSIRPDKSFDEALANALEFGQREIAELASVVDVSAAVYGEAGAKLVRDGDLDALMGEFAQMRLRFADELSAHLFEQSKVLSTFNVAFFGRTGAGKSTLLSAFGELNGEAVSPFGASDWTETVKPIRWRGCQLYDTPGINGWGRRKSREELESTARKAVETADVVLLCFDTQSQQASEFAKVAAWVTHYGKPVVAVLNVRNPRWRHPARVPTQAARRNMSEPVAQHAENIRVELANIGLDDVPVVAISSRRALFARAATPYQGPAKQNFDDDRDRYGIDYLSRWSNFAALESVLAAGITAGGSQLRLKSLREGVRARLIDEATSLEELRIRITERINEVDRITQKYLEVLGYLETEERSRDLHDDVWHSDLLTLAESARRKPYKAPSDGSLLRQVRNLLKSHLAEARNNALRRYKDLEHQAFHEGKTIDAETFAERVFDGGELIGALDRVSTEAAAFLARELSLAGVELRMNDAAAYEKADLNGDAGETADLFANLLRGGGMAGGVAAIAVPFLLGGPLGIAAGIGVGAAAAVSNWFGSNKSRDAVREKAEARAKAARQGRRAIHNTFDDIERHFASGVSKSAWAAAAPLLRPALIEVIVLTNLSTDIGTVTTHLRGQATSIAQTPPLHFLDTTFRLLDGGDSGGSKSFLLGEDWFDQDESIELSYDTTDSADFCRERNDEDTDALRHAIGEAFAHPEPSSIRGWLRQAAEAAVADEAFVEVTNLAAPLARPAVVVAGDYSAGKSSFIKRFFTEFGIEVPASLHIRADATTDEVHRYAMGRIDIVDTPGFQSRRADHDDLALAGVRDAALVVVVLHINLLIGDTAALQTIANGMSTGVGKWPRMLFIVNRCDELGVDPLDSTAEYFNRRDRKLTELGAALRSRGIEVDATHIHGVAADPYGSVGMQYPVTAADYDANRAWDGIGALVAALREWVDDDLTRATALAGFDKACSALLVLREDTRADIAAYRNETGKHDSLIAAMDIGLEDADYLQRSLEHELDDVLAAFVTQAVARIRAVAVGEEKELAEAISSWRSAETEDEVKRFMERATTKVNDWSATHASTISREEAAAGFDVNLNLPGAASVGGVGDAVGQAAGVAGSVAKFGAQLGKVLGNREAALQIGHFFGHKFKPWGAIKAGKAVGRVGVVFGVVAVAADGADWAFQASKARNWDSKRDAAVEQVESDKHDAVQLLLAEPEGPWAYLSERTEQVRLLRGQYEGRQRAAQQEAERLERRLEVADELITAAQELRGGSGK, from the coding sequence ATGCACAGCATTAGGCCTGACAAATCTTTTGATGAGGCGTTGGCTAATGCCTTGGAGTTTGGTCAGCGGGAGATAGCGGAGCTGGCGTCTGTTGTCGATGTATCGGCGGCGGTCTACGGCGAGGCTGGCGCGAAGCTCGTCAGAGACGGCGATTTGGATGCGTTAATGGGCGAGTTCGCCCAAATGCGGCTGCGCTTTGCCGACGAGCTATCCGCTCATCTCTTTGAACAGTCCAAAGTACTGTCGACCTTCAACGTCGCGTTCTTTGGCAGGACGGGAGCCGGCAAGAGCACGCTGTTGTCCGCTTTCGGCGAACTGAACGGCGAGGCTGTCTCCCCCTTCGGTGCGTCCGACTGGACGGAGACGGTAAAGCCCATCCGGTGGCGCGGCTGCCAGCTTTACGACACCCCGGGAATTAACGGATGGGGCCGCCGCAAGAGTCGCGAGGAGCTGGAGTCTACTGCCCGCAAAGCGGTCGAGACCGCTGATGTTGTGTTGCTGTGCTTCGACACCCAGAGTCAGCAGGCGAGCGAATTCGCGAAAGTCGCCGCTTGGGTGACCCATTACGGCAAGCCGGTCGTGGCCGTTCTCAATGTGCGGAACCCGCGTTGGCGCCACCCCGCCCGGGTGCCCACTCAGGCAGCCCGACGCAATATGTCCGAACCTGTCGCCCAGCACGCTGAGAATATTCGCGTGGAGTTGGCCAACATCGGCCTCGACGATGTTCCCGTCGTCGCCATCTCCAGCAGACGAGCCCTGTTCGCCAGGGCTGCCACTCCGTACCAAGGTCCTGCCAAGCAGAACTTCGACGACGATCGTGATAGGTACGGAATCGACTACTTGTCTCGCTGGTCGAATTTCGCGGCGTTGGAGAGTGTCCTGGCTGCCGGCATTACCGCGGGTGGATCGCAGCTGCGCCTCAAGTCGCTTCGGGAAGGGGTCCGTGCCCGACTGATCGATGAAGCCACGTCACTCGAAGAACTGCGGATACGCATCACCGAACGAATCAACGAAGTTGACCGAATCACCCAGAAATACCTGGAAGTGCTGGGCTACCTCGAAACCGAGGAGCGCTCGAGGGATCTGCATGATGACGTTTGGCACTCCGATCTGCTGACCCTCGCGGAGAGCGCACGGCGCAAACCCTACAAGGCGCCATCTGACGGTTCCTTGCTTCGACAGGTTCGCAACCTTCTCAAATCACACCTTGCCGAAGCCCGCAACAACGCGCTGCGCCGCTACAAAGACCTGGAGCATCAGGCGTTCCACGAAGGCAAAACGATTGATGCCGAGACCTTTGCCGAGCGGGTGTTTGATGGCGGGGAACTCATCGGCGCCCTCGATCGAGTGAGCACCGAAGCGGCCGCGTTTCTGGCACGGGAACTCTCTTTGGCAGGTGTGGAACTACGAATGAACGATGCCGCGGCCTACGAGAAGGCCGATTTGAATGGTGACGCGGGCGAGACGGCTGATCTGTTCGCAAACTTGCTTCGCGGTGGAGGCATGGCAGGAGGAGTGGCGGCAATTGCCGTTCCCTTTCTGCTAGGAGGGCCCCTCGGCATCGCGGCGGGGATCGGGGTCGGGGCGGCGGCAGCAGTTTCAAACTGGTTTGGGAGCAACAAGAGCCGTGACGCAGTTCGTGAGAAGGCCGAAGCTCGTGCGAAAGCAGCCCGCCAAGGACGCCGAGCCATCCACAACACTTTCGACGACATTGAGCGCCATTTCGCTTCGGGCGTATCAAAATCTGCTTGGGCAGCCGCTGCACCGCTATTGCGTCCCGCCTTAATCGAGGTCATCGTCCTTACTAACTTGAGCACCGACATCGGAACTGTCACCACCCATCTCCGCGGGCAAGCAACATCGATCGCGCAGACCCCGCCCCTTCACTTCCTCGATACGACCTTCCGCTTGCTAGACGGCGGAGACTCGGGCGGGTCCAAGAGTTTCCTGCTCGGTGAAGATTGGTTCGATCAAGACGAGTCCATTGAACTCAGCTACGACACCACAGATTCAGCGGATTTCTGTCGGGAACGCAACGACGAGGACACCGACGCACTGCGTCACGCGATCGGCGAGGCATTCGCCCACCCCGAACCGTCCTCCATCCGCGGGTGGCTGCGGCAGGCGGCGGAGGCAGCCGTAGCCGACGAGGCCTTCGTCGAGGTGACGAACCTCGCCGCCCCACTCGCACGTCCAGCGGTCGTCGTTGCCGGCGACTATAGCGCCGGGAAGTCCTCCTTCATCAAGCGGTTTTTCACAGAGTTCGGCATCGAAGTGCCCGCTTCTCTGCACATTCGCGCAGATGCGACCACAGACGAAGTGCACCGCTATGCGATGGGCCGTATCGACATCGTCGATACGCCTGGATTTCAGAGTCGACGTGCCGACCACGATGATTTGGCCCTGGCCGGGGTCCGTGATGCCGCGCTGGTGGTCGTCGTGCTGCATATAAATCTACTCATCGGCGATACCGCAGCACTGCAGACGATCGCGAATGGGATGTCGACCGGTGTCGGAAAATGGCCACGCATGCTGTTCATCGTGAACCGCTGCGACGAGTTAGGCGTCGACCCGCTGGACTCCACCGCTGAGTACTTCAATCGCCGCGACCGCAAACTGACCGAACTTGGAGCGGCACTGCGCTCCCGCGGGATCGAGGTGGACGCTACGCATATCCACGGTGTCGCAGCCGACCCATACGGCAGCGTAGGTATGCAGTACCCGGTCACCGCAGCTGATTACGACGCTAACAGGGCCTGGGATGGGATAGGCGCCCTGGTTGCCGCGCTACGGGAGTGGGTCGACGACGACCTGACGCGCGCTACTGCGCTTGCCGGATTCGACAAAGCCTGCTCAGCACTCCTCGTACTGCGGGAGGACACTCGCGCGGACATCGCGGCCTACCGCAATGAGACCGGCAAGCATGATTCCTTAATCGCAGCAATGGATATTGGCCTCGAAGACGCGGATTACCTGCAGCGGTCACTAGAACACGAACTCGACGATGTGCTCGCAGCCTTTGTCACCCAGGCTGTCGCCCGTATCCGAGCAGTCGCTGTTGGCGAAGAGAAGGAACTTGCCGAAGCGATCAGTTCTTGGCGTAGTGCCGAAACCGAGGACGAAGTAAAGAGATTCATGGAAAGAGCGACGACAAAGGTCAACGACTGGTCCGCGACGCACGCTTCTACAATCAGCCGTGAAGAGGCAGCGGCTGGATTCGACGTTAACCTCAATCTACCGGGCGCAGCATCGGTAGGCGGTGTCGGTGATGCCGTCGGGCAGGCAGCCGGGGTAGCTGGCTCGGTGGCGAAGTTCGGAGCCCAATTGGGCAAGGTACTTGGTAACCGCGAGGCAGCCTTGCAAATTGGCCATTTCTTCGGTCACAAGTTCAAACCATGGGGTGCGATCAAAGCCGGCAAAGCCGTCGGGCGAGTCGGGGTGGTGTTCGGTGTTGTCGCAGTCGCCGCTGATGGAGCTGACTGGGCCTTCCAAGCGAGTAAGGCGCGGAACTGGGACTCCAAACGCGATGCTGCTGTGGAACAGGTGGAGTCGGATAAGCACGACGCAGTACAACTGTTGCTTGCTGAACCTGAGGGCCCCTGGGCGTACCTGAGCGAACGCACCGAACAGGTCCGACTTCTTCGGGGTCAGTACGAAGGACGTCAGCGTGCTGCGCAGCAGGAGGCCGAGCGGCTGGAACGACGACTGGAGGTGGCCGATGAACTTATTACTGCAGCACAAGAGCTACGGGGAGGTAGCGGGAAATGA
- a CDS encoding GTPase domain-containing protein, translated as MSDPIDVDAAKNWLNAVPGGEIGQRLEQSWQDFSAASETVVTIYGSYDTGKSSLLRRLLIELGQEVPAWLTISARHETFEVNEIRAAGCLLRDTPGFVSGGTDARAEMNTGLASDAIARTDIGIVVVPPQLATAEYPVLRELVQQEWAPESLWFVISRFDEAGIDPDDDPDGYRALGEHKVGELRAALSLDERFPVYVVCQDFAQMAGTERNPDPTVWDESRSWDGISELIAAITALGSSSRPDTRQAAAQRFWGSSVQQVLHQLRAELATRLENSAVSDEGEQRRASWLAQLDTLTRAAEADLRGMVSAAVGDAVDSPDPAQSFAQALKTSLGAWYAALKRDIDKLLRSVGDTVATERMRPDWQRFEEMAATLRLGPPGPESAPDDELIYAPVVRQVGDAVLNALRHYEQSRGLKLTSPASGALGASLGVDRMAAAAAGVSVIAELAVIAEQFANRQRAANAAVQQRAQLQSELVSVGEEATALAQKALDDLADGARQRIGDATADQVEFRDGLRHLVDELRNHIISGEALLSASGSGT; from the coding sequence ATGAGTGATCCCATCGATGTCGACGCCGCCAAGAATTGGCTGAATGCAGTTCCCGGTGGCGAGATCGGCCAGCGCCTGGAACAAAGCTGGCAGGATTTCTCAGCTGCTAGCGAGACAGTCGTGACAATCTACGGTTCGTACGACACCGGAAAGAGTTCGCTCCTGCGCCGTTTGCTCATCGAGCTCGGGCAGGAAGTTCCAGCCTGGCTCACGATTAGTGCGCGACATGAGACCTTTGAGGTCAACGAGATTCGCGCCGCCGGGTGTCTGTTGCGGGACACACCCGGGTTCGTCTCGGGTGGCACGGATGCTCGCGCAGAGATGAATACCGGACTTGCATCGGACGCCATCGCACGGACCGACATCGGTATTGTCGTGGTGCCGCCGCAACTTGCCACTGCTGAATATCCTGTGCTTCGCGAATTGGTACAGCAAGAGTGGGCGCCGGAATCACTGTGGTTTGTGATTTCGCGATTCGACGAAGCAGGGATAGATCCCGACGATGACCCGGACGGTTACCGTGCACTAGGCGAGCACAAAGTGGGTGAACTCAGGGCTGCCCTGAGTCTTGATGAGCGGTTTCCGGTTTACGTGGTCTGCCAGGATTTTGCTCAGATGGCAGGTACGGAACGTAATCCCGATCCAACTGTTTGGGACGAATCACGCAGCTGGGACGGAATCTCGGAACTGATCGCTGCGATCACTGCTCTAGGTAGTTCGTCTCGACCTGACACTAGGCAAGCTGCCGCACAGAGGTTTTGGGGTAGCTCGGTTCAGCAAGTGCTTCATCAGTTGCGCGCGGAGCTCGCAACGCGCCTGGAGAACTCGGCCGTCAGTGACGAAGGTGAGCAACGACGCGCGTCGTGGCTGGCGCAATTGGACACGTTGACTCGCGCCGCTGAGGCTGATTTGCGTGGAATGGTGTCGGCGGCCGTTGGCGATGCCGTGGACAGTCCCGATCCGGCTCAGAGTTTCGCGCAGGCGTTGAAGACGTCTCTCGGCGCCTGGTACGCCGCCCTCAAACGCGACATCGACAAGCTGTTACGCAGCGTCGGAGATACGGTCGCGACTGAACGCATGCGGCCGGACTGGCAGCGGTTCGAGGAAATGGCCGCAACATTGCGACTTGGGCCACCAGGACCTGAGTCTGCACCCGACGATGAGCTGATCTACGCCCCGGTGGTGCGACAAGTTGGTGATGCGGTCCTGAATGCGTTGCGGCACTACGAGCAGAGTCGCGGCCTGAAACTGACTTCGCCCGCATCCGGCGCTTTGGGGGCATCGCTCGGTGTTGACCGGATGGCGGCTGCCGCCGCTGGCGTGTCCGTGATCGCGGAGTTGGCCGTCATCGCAGAACAGTTCGCTAACCGACAACGTGCGGCGAATGCGGCGGTGCAGCAGCGTGCACAACTACAGTCCGAACTTGTCAGTGTCGGCGAAGAAGCGACAGCGCTGGCGCAAAAAGCACTCGATGATCTCGCTGACGGAGCCCGTCAACGGATCGGCGACGCCACCGCCGACCAAGTTGAGTTCCGCGACGGGCTGCGACATTTGGTCGACGAGCTACGCAACCACATCATCTCAGGTGAGGCATTGCTTTCCGCCTCGGGGAGCGGCACCTGA
- a CDS encoding tyrosine-type recombinase/integrase → MAYPVAVSPARGQRTWTVLGQDYATVGPVEEWIEAHRHLWSPNTVRGYATSLAQWWSFLEQRGQADGWYEVGVPAVTAFLSWQRNGRTVEHRLAESDLAPTAATLEVRLAALISFYRWHQATSGVLVAERLLRGTPRHRPARGLLAHLDARSAPAATSLVRVRRDRRRDRPPLLLPEQIQAILDGCAVFDAESGSWRGNLRDRFVFALLAETGMRLGEALGLRIGEFVLGRGGTAYVEIVPRSDNPNGARVKMMRPRRVYVGADLERLFADYLTDIACRAAESGIGLTDQYPLLVNVARPPLLAALRETTVREKVATLRRRGIGTPGWTPHWFRHTHATALLLAGTPEWVVSRRLGHAHVQTTLDLYGWVRDDDALRAAANWASYASSWRVAE, encoded by the coding sequence ATGGCGTATCCGGTGGCAGTGTCTCCTGCGAGGGGGCAGCGGACCTGGACCGTGCTCGGGCAGGATTATGCAACGGTCGGTCCCGTTGAGGAGTGGATAGAAGCTCACCGACACCTGTGGTCGCCGAACACCGTGCGCGGTTATGCGACTTCGTTGGCCCAGTGGTGGAGCTTCCTGGAGCAACGCGGGCAAGCCGACGGTTGGTACGAGGTCGGTGTCCCAGCCGTCACGGCGTTCCTTTCCTGGCAACGCAATGGCCGCACAGTTGAACACCGGCTGGCGGAGTCGGACCTGGCGCCGACCGCTGCGACCTTGGAAGTTCGCCTGGCAGCGTTGATTTCGTTCTACCGATGGCATCAAGCAACCTCCGGTGTGTTGGTGGCGGAGCGGTTACTTCGAGGAACACCGCGGCACCGACCAGCCCGAGGCTTGCTGGCGCATCTGGATGCGCGTTCGGCCCCGGCGGCAACGTCGCTGGTGCGCGTGCGACGCGACCGACGCAGGGACAGACCGCCCTTACTGCTGCCTGAACAGATCCAGGCGATCCTGGATGGCTGCGCGGTCTTCGATGCCGAGTCCGGATCGTGGCGAGGCAACCTGCGGGACCGGTTCGTGTTCGCGCTGCTTGCGGAGACTGGGATGCGTCTCGGGGAGGCGTTGGGCTTGCGGATCGGCGAGTTCGTCCTCGGCCGCGGCGGCACCGCGTATGTGGAGATCGTGCCGCGCTCGGATAACCCGAACGGTGCGCGGGTGAAGATGATGCGACCGCGACGGGTCTATGTCGGTGCTGACCTCGAGCGGCTGTTCGCTGACTATCTCACCGATATCGCCTGCCGCGCAGCTGAATCCGGTATCGGGCTGACAGATCAGTATCCGCTGCTGGTGAATGTGGCGCGACCCCCGCTGCTGGCGGCTCTGCGTGAGACGACAGTGCGGGAGAAGGTGGCCACGCTGCGCCGGCGCGGCATCGGGACGCCTGGGTGGACACCGCATTGGTTCCGCCACACCCATGCCACCGCATTGTTGCTCGCGGGGACACCGGAATGGGTGGTCTCTCGGCGCCTCGGGCACGCCCACGTGCAGACGACCCTTGACCTCTACGGCTGGGTCCGGGACGACGACGCGCTGCGAGCGGCGGCCAACTGGGCTTCCTATGCCAGCAGCTGGCGGGTGGCCGAATGA